A stretch of Lactuca sativa cultivar Salinas chromosome 6, Lsat_Salinas_v11, whole genome shotgun sequence DNA encodes these proteins:
- the LOC111890131 gene encoding uncharacterized protein LOC111890131, producing MDRPNDVDSTNMITEMPIDAAETVEMVEAVEDAEKPLYIRCHNFTKLSAIIQLLNLKKGNEMYSSTYEVKKAFKAMGSGNEYTDLAACPTYGKSRWKVDEQKNKIYNNIPAKCLWYFPIIPRFKRLSQSKTTTKDLTWNATERKVDVGVLSHPANSPAWAAIDDKYPDLACEPRNLRLGISADGVDMNRGNRSHSVWSVLTVIYNLPPWLCMKRKFIMLSLLISGTPGNNIDVFLAPFIDNLQLLFDFGVATYDAYAQEHFKLHAVVLWTINDYPTLGTLSGCPYNDFQGYAVCGEETQCIRLSESNKQGYAGHRRFLPYGHPSRRQKKEFNGQQEFSPSPEPMNGEEIYNRNVGESLTRTVLNVPEKTKDGYKARLDLVHCGLKPELHPQIEGNNTTLPAAGCTLTKEEKDKLCETLYNLKVPQSKEIIVDELDKLQEELCVTLCLLEKHFPPSFSNVMIHLNVHLTREVKLCGPIFFRWMYPFERFMKVIKGYVRNKNRPEGCIAEENVTEETIEFFSQFLKRMVTVGIPPDNHNNCGIHKSVDSSSIADSTPVSAAKSVEVFAELFNKAHFFVLQNTSEVLLYIKNGVKRDKLGYTLVELKRLGHKGDPFILASQAQQVFYVTDLLDQKMSIVFKTPPKNYKDTYEDVDE from the exons ATGGATAGACCAAATGATGTAGATTCCACGAACATGATCACAGAAATGCCAATAGATGCTGCAGAAACTGTAGAGATGGTTGAAGCTGTAGAGGATGCCGAGAAGCCCCTATACATAAGGTGTCATAATTTCACAAAGTTATCTGCAATCATTCAACTACTCAACTTGAAGA AAGGAAACGAAATGTACAGTAGTACATATGAGGTGAAAAAAGCATTTAAGGCAATGGGTTCAGG AAACGAATACACAGACTTGGCAGCATGTCCTACTTATGGTAAATCAAGATGGAAGGTTgatgaacaaaaaaataaaatttacaacaaTATTCCTGCAAAATGTTTGTGGTACTTCCCAATTATTCCACGCTTCAAGCGTCTTTCCCAATCTAAGACAACTACAAAAGATTTAACATGGAACGCAACAGAAAGAAAGGTGGATGTTGGCGTTTTAAGTCACCCAGCTAATTCACCAGCATGGGCTGCCATTGATGACAAATATCCTGATCTTGCTTGCGAACCAAGAAATTTGCGACTAGGCATTTCGGCGGATGGGGTTGATATGAATAGAGGAAATAGGAGTCATAGTGTTTGGTCTGTTTTAACTGTCATTTACAACCTTCCACCATGGTTGTGTATGAAGAGAAAGTTCATCATGCTTTCGTTATTGATTTCGGGAACACCAGGAAACAATATTGATGTGTTCCTAGCACCTTTTATTGATAATCTgcaattattatttgattttggagtTGCAACATACGATGCATATGCACAAGAGCATTTTAAACTACACGCAGTTGTGTTATGGACTATTAATGATTATCCTACTTTAGGTACATTAAGTGGTTGCCCATACAACGATTTTCAAGGTTATGCTGTGTGTGGTGAAGAGACACAGTGCATTAGACTCTCTGAATCGAATAAGCAGGGTTATGCTGGTCATAGAAGATTTCTACCGTATGGTCACCCGTCCAGAAGACAAAAGAAGGAATTCAATGGACAACAAGAGTTCTCACCCTCTCCAGAACCTATGAATGGGGAGGAAATATATAACAGA AACGTGGGTGAGAGTTTAACAAGAACTGTTTTGAACGTTCCCGAGAAGACGAAAGATGGTTATAAAGCTCGATTGGATTTGGTTCATTGTGGTTTAAAACCAGAGCTGCATCCTCAGATAGAAGGGAACAACACAACACTTCCCGCAGCAGGTTGTACATTGACAAAAGAGGAAAAAGACAAATTATGTGAGACTTTATACAACTTAAAGGTTCCTCAAAG CAAAGAAATCATAGTGGATGAGCTCGATAAGTTGCAAGAGGAGTTATGTGTAACCTTATGTCTTCTTGAGAAACACTTTCCACCATCATTTTCTAATGTGATGATTCATTTAAACGTTCATCTCACTAGGGAAGTAAAATTATGCGGTCCAATATTCTTTAGATGGATGTACCCATTCGAAAGGTTTATGAAGGTTATTAAGGGGTACGTTCGAAACAAAAATAGACCAGAAGGATGCATTGCAGAAGAGAATGTTACAGAAGAGACAATTGAGTTTTTTAGTCAATTCCTTAAAAGGATGGTTACTGTCGGTATTCCACCTGACAATCATAACAATTGTGGAATTCATAAAAGTGTAGATAGTAGCTCTATTGCGGATAGTACTCCTGTATCAGCTGCTAAATCGGTAGAAGTTTTTGCAGAACTATTCAACAAAGCACATTTCTTTGTATTGCAAAATACATCCGAAGTACTCCTATATATCAA AAATGGGGTAAAAAGGGATAAATTGGGATACACACTAGTTGAACTAAAAAGATTAGGCCATAAAGGTGATCCCTTCATATTGGCCTCACAAGCACAACAAGTATTTTACGTGACAGACCTACTCGATCAAAAAATGTCTATTGTGTTCAAGACACCTCCCAAAAATTACAAAGATACATATGAAGATGTAGATGAATAA